In Bombus huntii isolate Logan2020A chromosome 9, iyBomHunt1.1, whole genome shotgun sequence, a single window of DNA contains:
- the LOC126869221 gene encoding probable RNA helicase armi isoform X1 produces MFSFICTLIKYAIGHRSSIKDEPDEEINNVIARIENVYRKEIKEDESFNTDASYYKTGSISFIATDYIVVDDFYVYDIKNTSISNLKVGDKVSYLLSPKQDNPEKQHKIKKIFVLNESWDNEVEHSEIDSTKPETLTRCVIGKVIERKNRLLVVEPDNITVDLNKVQSDFIPVIGDWLQLESEVEIDEISYNLNGEILEIKRIQPLRSKLNIGTVTSFDPTKGVGVIEKDVVFNKNICESGYIPCVGDKVISDSIESDQGLYTWRSLTVVPVFQVSKEANLPTLNNTSYKLKKDLNELVKNKCGIVISDNINVDLNVREEKNLTITIENVGNTTHVLRKGCFMIKKSHSQLILIQPITPNTVSVLNPSDKLTYIFKCTAKFIGTSKELFIFKFKDFEIGRFFNITVKPKTIQNKSNSKSSSYKTNYVPHQDEWNEATYIPGIRPCKPPSFIKVRNVIYKVPKLYWDVISKCINERKSQTECKYDIENAISCLSNRLSFQSYRDRFHALLYLEEIAQTINMQRYNISSTVMRHCGEYLVMEVPGLAEKRPSLLVGDRAIVSFEWDSSQGKLKYEGFIHKVTNLEIFLKFNCQFHQKYNYEDCQVTFKCSRSAIQRCHNAIDMATNRLGQNFLFPTHVIEKESQLDLEELEAKDKSISKLLTRPRTDSVSSESSSTSTTSTSNKSNMSKSFTKMSVVQRLFNVEPIEQNRENTIEPDVKDKQCIETKSEANVTKNSINTAIQNSKETSISSYSSELQPIISQVRKRKLLWFNKNLNHYQKEAVRNILKGHARPLPYVIFGPPGTGKTITLCETILQILSTIPESRLLVATPSNSSATLIAERLLDSDILKPGDMVRLIAYHCLGSDSIPSKLLPYCATAELADETTIETPKYNGVGLKLNCTMSILGRHRITIGTCTALGILNNMGFPHGHFSHILVDEAGQATEPEIMIPLSFIRCDYGQVILAGDPLQLGPVVQSEIAKNFGLNESFLSRLLRHFPYQKDPNGFETCYDPRLVTKLVINYRSLPEILELSSSLFYDSELKAQVSSKTSKEARLLQILATELPKRKDTPPAIIFHGVNGENCKDDDNPSWYNPEEATQVYLYLLKLYKCGISPDDIGIITPYQKQVLQIRELLMELDVELPKISSVEGFQGQERNVIIISTVRSSINFINEDIKHSLGFVACPRRLNVAITRGRALVIILGNPTLLAHDPYWRSVLIYCINHDSYTGCSFGFPEDIEHSWTETND; encoded by the exons atgttttcatttatatgtacCCTTATAAAGTATGCTATAGGACATAGGTCATCCATTAAAGACGAACCAGATGAAGAAATAAACAATGTTATAGCTCGCATTGAAAATGTgtatagaaaagaaataaaagaagatgaAAGTTTTAATACGGATGCAAGTTATTACAAAACAGGAAGTATTAGTTTTATTGCCACAGATTACATAGTAGTTGATGACTTTTATGTTTATGATATAAAAAACACTTCAATAAGTAACTTAAAAGTAGGTGATAAAGTTTCTTATTTGCTCTCACCAAAGCAAGACAATCCAGAAAAACaacacaaaataaaaaagatttttgtattaaatGAATCATGGGATAATGAAGTAGAACATTCTGAGATTGATAGTACCAAACCAGAAACATTAACAAGATGTGTAATTGGAAAAGTTATAGAACGTAAGAATCGACTATTAGTTGTAGAACCTGACAACATCACTGTTGACTTGAATAAAGTACAATCTGATTTTATTCCTGTAATTGGAGACTGGTTACAATTAGAGTCAGAAGTagaaatcgatgaaatttctTACAATTTAAATGGAGAAATTTTAGAGATAAAAAGAATACAACCCTTACGATCAAAGTTAAATATTGGAACTGTAACTAGTTTTGATCCAACTAAAGGAGTTGGTGTTATTGAAAAGGATgttgtatttaataaaaacatatgTGAATCTGGTTACATTCCTTGTGTTGGTGATAAAGTAATAAGTGATAGTATTGAGAGTGATCAAGGACTTTATACATGGAGGTCATTGACTGTGGTTCCAGTATTTCAG gtCTCTAAAGAAGCTAATTTACCAACATTAAATAATACTTCATATAAGTTAAAAAAGGATTTAAATGaacttgtaaaaaataaatgcgGTATTGTTATAAGTGATAATATAAATGTTGATTTAAATGTACGAGAGgaaaaaaatttaacaattacTATAGAAAATGTAGGTAATACTACTCATGTATTGCGTAAAGGTTGTTTCATGATAAAAAAAAGCCACTCTCAACTAATATTAATTCAACCAATTACTCCTAATACAGTTTCAGTATTAAATCCTTCTGATAAATTaacttatatatttaaatgtacAGCAAAATTTATTGGTACAAGCaaagaattatttatctttaagTTCAAAGATTTTGAAATTGGACGATTTTTTAACATTACTGTTAAACCTAAAACTATACAAAACAAGTCAAATTCTAAAAGTAGTAGTTATAAAACTAATTATGTACCACACCAAGATGAATGGAATGAAGCTACATACATTCCAGGTATTCGTCCATGTAAACCACCATCATTTATTAAAGTGCGAAACGTGATATACAAAGTTCCTAAGCTTTATTGGGATGTAATATCAAAGTGcataaatgaaagaaaatcacAAACTGAGTGTAAATATGATATAGAAAATGCTATATCTTGTTTGTCAAATAGACTTTCTTTTCAATCATATAGAGATCGGTTTCATGCTTTATTATATCTGGAAGAAATTGCTCAAACGATAAATATGCAACGATACAATATAAGTAGCACAGTAATGAGACACTGTGGAGAATATTTGGTTATGGAAGTGCCAGGGCTTGCAGAGAAACGTCCTTCTCTTCTTGTTGGTGATAGGGCCATAGTATCTTTCGAGTGGGATAGTTCTCAAG gaaaattaaaatatgaagGATTTATTCACAAAGTTACAAACttggaaatttttttgaaattcaattgccaatttcatcaaaaatataattatgaagATTGTCAAGTAACATTTAAATGTTCACGATCAGCCATACAACGTTGTCATAATGCAATTGATATGGCTACAAATCGTCTTGGTCAGAACTTTTTGTTTCCCACTCATGTAATTGAAAAAGAATCTCAGTTAGATCTTGAAGAACTTGAAGCAAAAGATAAGTCAATTTCTAAGTTATTAACTCGTCCGCGGACTGATTCTGTATCGTCAGAATCTTCTTCCACTAGTACTACATCTACAAGTAATAAATCTAATATGTCAAAATCATTTACAAAAATGTCAGTTGTACAACGATTATTTAATGTTGAACCTATTGAACAAAATAGGGAAAATACAATAGAACCTGATGTAAAAGACAAACAATGTATTGAAACAAAAAGTGAAGCAAATGTTacgaaaaattcaataaatacaGCAATACAAAATTCAAAAGAGACATCAATTTCTTCCTATAGTAGTGAATTACAACCAATTATTTCACAAGTACGAAAACGAAAGTTGCTTtggtttaataaaaatttgaatcaTTATCAAAAAGAAGCTGtaagaaacattttaaaaggACATGCACGACCATTGCCTTATGTAATATTTGGACCACCTGGTACAGGAAAAACCATTACTCTTTGTGAAACAATTCTGCAAATCTTATCAACTATACCTGAAAGTCGATTATTAGTTGCAACACCATCTAATAGTTCAGCAACTCTTATAGCAGAAAGACTTTTAGATAGTGATATACTTAAACCTGGTGATATg gTACGACTCATAGCTTATCATTGTTTGGGTAGTGATTCTATACCTAGTAAATTATTGCCATATTGTGCTACAGCAGAATTAGCAGATGAAACAACAATTGAAACGCCAAAGTATAATGGAGTGGGactaaaattaaattgtacTATGAGTATACTTGGACGTCATAGAATTACTATTGGTACCTGTACTGCACtaggaatattaaataatatggGCTTTCCTCATGGACATTTTTCACATATATTAGTTGATGAGGCTGGTCAAGCAACAGAACCAGAAATTATGATTCCACTTAGTTTTATTCGTTGTGACTATGGGCAAGTAATTCTCGCAGGTGATCCACTACAACTTGGCCCAGTTGTACAAAGTGAAATAGCGAAGAATTTTGGTTTAAACGAATCATTTTTATCACGATTGCTACGTCATTTTCCTTACCAAAAAGATCCTAATGGCTTTGAAACATGTTATGATCCTCGACTTGTTACAAAgcttgttataaattatagaagTTTACCAGAAATACTAGAATTATCAAGTTCATTATTTTATGATTCTGAATTAAAAGCACAG GTATCCTCTAAAACAAGCAAAGAAGCCAGACTTTTACAAATATTAGCTACTGAATTGCCAAAGAGAAAGGATACACCACCAGCTATAATTTTTCATGGTGTAAATGGCGAAAATTGTAAAGATGATGACAATCCAAGCTGGTATAATCCTGAAGAAGCAACTCAAGTATATCTTTATCTACTAAAGTTATATAAATGCGGTATTTCACCTGATGATATTGGAATTATAACTCCTTATCAAAAACAG GTTCTTCAAATTCGTGAATTACTCATGGAATTAGATGTGGAATTACCAAAAATTAGTAGTGTTGAAGGATTTCAGGGTCAAGAGCGTAATGTTATCATCATTTCAACTGTGCGCTCttcaattaatttcataaatgAAGATATTAAACACTCTCTTGGATTTGTTGCATGTCCTCGAAGACTTAATGTTGCAATTACACGAGGTCGTGCTTTGGTTATCATTTTAGGAAATCCTACACTTTTAGCCCACGATCCTTATTGGAGGAGTGTGTTAATATATTGCATCAATCATGATTCTTATACTGGTTGTAGTTTCGGTTTTCCCGAAGATATAGAACATTCTTGGACAGAAACAAATGATTAG
- the LOC126869221 gene encoding probable RNA helicase armi isoform X2, with protein MFSFICTLIKYAIGHRSSIKDEPDEEINNVIARIENVYRKEIKEDESFNTDASYYKTGSISFIATDYIVVDDFYVYDIKNTSISNLKVGDKVSYLLSPKQDNPEKQHKIKKIFVLNESWDNEVEHSEIDSTKPETLTRCVIGKVIERKNRLLVVEPDNITVDLNKVQSDFIPVIGDWLQLESEVEIDEISYNLNGEILEIKRIQPLRSKLNIGTVTSFDPTKGVGVIEKDVVFNKNICESGYIPCVGDKVISDSIESDQGLYTWRSLTVVPVFQVSKEANLPTLNNTSYKLKKDLNELVKNKCGIVISDNINVDLNVREEKNLTITIENVGNTTHVLRKGCFMIKKSHSQLILIQPITPNTVSVLNPSDKLTYIFKCTAKFIGTSKELFIFKFKDFEIGRFFNITVKPKTIQNKSNSKSSSYKTNYVPHQDEWNEATYIPGIRPCKPPSFIKVRNVIYKVPKLYWDVISKCINERKSQTECKYDIENAISCLSNRLSFQSYRDRFHALLYLEEIAQTINMQRYNISSTVMRHCGEYLVMEVPGLAEKRPSLLVGDRAIVSFEWDSSQGKLKYEGFIHKVTNLEIFLKFNCQFHQKYNYEDCQVTFKCSRSAIQRCHNAIDMATNRLGQNFLFPTHVIEKESQLDLEELEAKDKSISKLLTRPRTDSVSSESSSTSTTSTSNKSNMSKSFTKMSVVQRLFNVEPIEQNRENTIEPDVKDKQCIETKSEANVTKNSINTAIQNSKETSISSYSSELQPIISQVRKRKLLWFNKNLNHYQKEAVRNILKGHARPLPYVIFGPPGTGKTITLCETILQILSTIPESRLLVATPSNSSATLIAERLLDSDILKPGDMVRLIAYHCLGSDSIPSKLLPYCATAELADETTIETPKYNGVGLKLNCTMSILGRHRITIGTCTALGILNNMGFPHGHFSHILVDEAGQATEPEIMIPLSFIRCDYGQVILAGDPLQLGPVVQSEIAKNFGLNESFLSRLLRHFPYQKDPNGFETCYDPRLVTKLVINYRSLPEILELSSSLFYDSELKAQQRSQTFTNISY; from the exons atgttttcatttatatgtacCCTTATAAAGTATGCTATAGGACATAGGTCATCCATTAAAGACGAACCAGATGAAGAAATAAACAATGTTATAGCTCGCATTGAAAATGTgtatagaaaagaaataaaagaagatgaAAGTTTTAATACGGATGCAAGTTATTACAAAACAGGAAGTATTAGTTTTATTGCCACAGATTACATAGTAGTTGATGACTTTTATGTTTATGATATAAAAAACACTTCAATAAGTAACTTAAAAGTAGGTGATAAAGTTTCTTATTTGCTCTCACCAAAGCAAGACAATCCAGAAAAACaacacaaaataaaaaagatttttgtattaaatGAATCATGGGATAATGAAGTAGAACATTCTGAGATTGATAGTACCAAACCAGAAACATTAACAAGATGTGTAATTGGAAAAGTTATAGAACGTAAGAATCGACTATTAGTTGTAGAACCTGACAACATCACTGTTGACTTGAATAAAGTACAATCTGATTTTATTCCTGTAATTGGAGACTGGTTACAATTAGAGTCAGAAGTagaaatcgatgaaatttctTACAATTTAAATGGAGAAATTTTAGAGATAAAAAGAATACAACCCTTACGATCAAAGTTAAATATTGGAACTGTAACTAGTTTTGATCCAACTAAAGGAGTTGGTGTTATTGAAAAGGATgttgtatttaataaaaacatatgTGAATCTGGTTACATTCCTTGTGTTGGTGATAAAGTAATAAGTGATAGTATTGAGAGTGATCAAGGACTTTATACATGGAGGTCATTGACTGTGGTTCCAGTATTTCAG gtCTCTAAAGAAGCTAATTTACCAACATTAAATAATACTTCATATAAGTTAAAAAAGGATTTAAATGaacttgtaaaaaataaatgcgGTATTGTTATAAGTGATAATATAAATGTTGATTTAAATGTACGAGAGgaaaaaaatttaacaattacTATAGAAAATGTAGGTAATACTACTCATGTATTGCGTAAAGGTTGTTTCATGATAAAAAAAAGCCACTCTCAACTAATATTAATTCAACCAATTACTCCTAATACAGTTTCAGTATTAAATCCTTCTGATAAATTaacttatatatttaaatgtacAGCAAAATTTATTGGTACAAGCaaagaattatttatctttaagTTCAAAGATTTTGAAATTGGACGATTTTTTAACATTACTGTTAAACCTAAAACTATACAAAACAAGTCAAATTCTAAAAGTAGTAGTTATAAAACTAATTATGTACCACACCAAGATGAATGGAATGAAGCTACATACATTCCAGGTATTCGTCCATGTAAACCACCATCATTTATTAAAGTGCGAAACGTGATATACAAAGTTCCTAAGCTTTATTGGGATGTAATATCAAAGTGcataaatgaaagaaaatcacAAACTGAGTGTAAATATGATATAGAAAATGCTATATCTTGTTTGTCAAATAGACTTTCTTTTCAATCATATAGAGATCGGTTTCATGCTTTATTATATCTGGAAGAAATTGCTCAAACGATAAATATGCAACGATACAATATAAGTAGCACAGTAATGAGACACTGTGGAGAATATTTGGTTATGGAAGTGCCAGGGCTTGCAGAGAAACGTCCTTCTCTTCTTGTTGGTGATAGGGCCATAGTATCTTTCGAGTGGGATAGTTCTCAAG gaaaattaaaatatgaagGATTTATTCACAAAGTTACAAACttggaaatttttttgaaattcaattgccaatttcatcaaaaatataattatgaagATTGTCAAGTAACATTTAAATGTTCACGATCAGCCATACAACGTTGTCATAATGCAATTGATATGGCTACAAATCGTCTTGGTCAGAACTTTTTGTTTCCCACTCATGTAATTGAAAAAGAATCTCAGTTAGATCTTGAAGAACTTGAAGCAAAAGATAAGTCAATTTCTAAGTTATTAACTCGTCCGCGGACTGATTCTGTATCGTCAGAATCTTCTTCCACTAGTACTACATCTACAAGTAATAAATCTAATATGTCAAAATCATTTACAAAAATGTCAGTTGTACAACGATTATTTAATGTTGAACCTATTGAACAAAATAGGGAAAATACAATAGAACCTGATGTAAAAGACAAACAATGTATTGAAACAAAAAGTGAAGCAAATGTTacgaaaaattcaataaatacaGCAATACAAAATTCAAAAGAGACATCAATTTCTTCCTATAGTAGTGAATTACAACCAATTATTTCACAAGTACGAAAACGAAAGTTGCTTtggtttaataaaaatttgaatcaTTATCAAAAAGAAGCTGtaagaaacattttaaaaggACATGCACGACCATTGCCTTATGTAATATTTGGACCACCTGGTACAGGAAAAACCATTACTCTTTGTGAAACAATTCTGCAAATCTTATCAACTATACCTGAAAGTCGATTATTAGTTGCAACACCATCTAATAGTTCAGCAACTCTTATAGCAGAAAGACTTTTAGATAGTGATATACTTAAACCTGGTGATATg gTACGACTCATAGCTTATCATTGTTTGGGTAGTGATTCTATACCTAGTAAATTATTGCCATATTGTGCTACAGCAGAATTAGCAGATGAAACAACAATTGAAACGCCAAAGTATAATGGAGTGGGactaaaattaaattgtacTATGAGTATACTTGGACGTCATAGAATTACTATTGGTACCTGTACTGCACtaggaatattaaataatatggGCTTTCCTCATGGACATTTTTCACATATATTAGTTGATGAGGCTGGTCAAGCAACAGAACCAGAAATTATGATTCCACTTAGTTTTATTCGTTGTGACTATGGGCAAGTAATTCTCGCAGGTGATCCACTACAACTTGGCCCAGTTGTACAAAGTGAAATAGCGAAGAATTTTGGTTTAAACGAATCATTTTTATCACGATTGCTACGTCATTTTCCTTACCAAAAAGATCCTAATGGCTTTGAAACATGTTATGATCCTCGACTTGTTACAAAgcttgttataaattatagaagTTTACCAGAAATACTAGAATTATCAAGTTCATTATTTTATGATTCTGAATTAAAAGCACAG CAAAGAAGCCAGACTTTTACAAATATTAGCTACTGA